TAGGAAGAGGCCTTAGTGGAGTTCGCAGTAGTCCTAGGCTCAAAGCAACGGCTGTTTTTATGGCTGCAGTAGAGATACTAATTAAAATCCCTAATTCTCACCATTAATGGTGTTGAATCGGGTTTAAAAAGAATAGAGCGAATAAAAGATCATGATAAAAGTGTGTATTAGTTAgcaacaaaatttaggttcacaaACATTCATCATTTTGAGTGTAGCTTGCATTTAACCTTCTGGTGTAGTTAGTCATTCCCAAATTTTCTATGCTAATTTCCAACTTGAGCGAATGGAGTCCGTCAGTCAGTCAAATACCTTTAATTTGAAAAGACTGCTATTTTTATGCTAACATTAATAAACCACTGTGCACTGCGCCTAAAGTAGTGCCTGAACAGTCTGACGTAGAGGCCTGAATTTGTTCAGGCAAATAAGGTTGAAGTAGGGAGAGATACAAAATAGAACAGAAGAAAACTATTTTTGCGGTTTACTGTTATGGATTTAAATTAGTGGGAAACGTGTGCAGGATACTTTTGAGTTTTGAGTGGCCCTCTTCCCTAATACCGACCAATCTCAAGAAAACTAGCTAGACCGGCCTTTGTTACCTTGTTTATTATCCACGTATCGGAGCAAAACATTTGTGAGGTCTTTTGTGCACCAACCAAATATGGACATATAGAGGAACTCAAAAAGGGCTGAGACATTGATACTAAAATGTAATGCACAAAATATAGAGATATCAAATACTACTTAAAGTTTTGACAAGCAAACACTGATTTTCAACCGGACACAACGTGTCAATAACATTCTAAAATTTAACTGCAAACTGTGAAAACCCACAGCAGTAAATAAAAGGTAGACCCATAATCTTTCAAGCTCAGAGCCTCAGAAAAAAATTGTGGATGTAGCTAGCCTTCTAAGGCACTACTACTCTTTGGATCTACTCAAAACAAAAGCATTAAAGAACAAACAAAGTGGAGATGGTGAAGTAAACTACTAGAAATTTACTGCTGGTTGGGATTCTCCTGGTTGGGAATGCGGAGGCTGGGATTGTCTTCGTAGATAATATCCCAAATTTCCTTTTCATCAGGTAAAAGATCGAACCCTGACATCTCTTCGACGGATACGCCATTAAGAGCAGCAATGGACGCCAGTAATTCAGCATGCCCAGCGTCAGTGTTACTAGTACTCCCTTCGTCAGGACGAGGCTTTTTGGCCGGAGGTGAAGTTGCTGGTTGTCTGGAAGCGAGATATGCAGTTTTAAGATGCGCAACAGCAGTTCGAGCTACACCTAATACACCTAACCCAGGAGCACTCTTTCGGCATGTCGCTTCAAGCAACAGTGTCTGTGCTGCTTTTTCAGGATTAGACGCCCCAGCTTCGACTAATCTGATGAAATTGGCTATACTACCAAAATGTCCTTCAACAGTTTCCATTATTTCAACAGAGTTAATATGTTTGGCCATTAAACAATTCTCAGGACAATCTTtcaaataaaattattattatatttatataaattttttaatcAATATTAAAAGTAAGAAAATAAACGaattatgaaaaaaaattcaaacgaAACCATATAAAAAATTTCTATTTTAAGTAAAATTAACAAGCAAAAGATGAATATTCGGGTATCCGATACCTGTCGGGTAGTGATTTTGTTAATGGGTTCAATCTTAggatccggaaccggacccgataTACCCGGCATGTTCGGTTTCGGGTAATCAAGTACCCGTTGGCAGCCCTAGTGATCAGTGTATGTAACACACGTGAGTAATGGAAGATCAGAGAATTAGAGAATCGAGTCTGGGACTCTAGGTATATATTCTCATTGAGTCCTGTATTTGAATCTATCTTCTTTTAATCAATCGGTCACAAACCGTCAGCAATGTAGACATCCGGCTTAGCTTTGTTACTAGCTCCAGATGATATATATCCAACTGATAAAGGAGTGAGACCCCATCTCCATGTTTTGCATTAGTGGAAGCACAATTATGCCTTCATGTATAGATGCATCCACATCGATTTTCACTCGAGGGCTAATGGTGGCAATATTAAACTAAGATGTAAGAGTACATTTTAACAGCATATCCATATGCTTAAGATATATCGTGCATGTTGACGCACCATGACCAATGTCAGCATTCGTGTATGTGCTTCTCTACTTACAAGATTTACACCATGAGTGTGCGTGGCTACAGTGTCATGTTACAGTAAGCTGCGGCCTATCTCAGGTTAACAGCTGCTTTCATAGCTCAGTTGGTTTGAGCACCCGTTTAGTAAGCAGGAGGTCTTGAGTTCAACTCTCAATGAAAGTAACAAATGATTTGTAGTTTTTTTTGCCAGCAGCAGCAACTATGCAACTTACCTtactattttttcttgttttattttactGTTGATAGCGTTGGAAGAGATCTTTGTTACCGGTGCCACAGTGTTCATCAAAAAACTGGTACGCCTGGGGTTGCAAATTACTGTGCAAGTTCAGCTGAGAAGGCCCCAGAGCATTGACGACATTTTGGATGACCTGATATTTTTCTATCAGGTCTTCAACTAGACTACTAATAGCTTTGTAGAGAGAATTTCCCTAAAAAAAAGGGAAACGAGATTAAAGAGACAGAGAGGCAAGTGAACAAAACATTAGAATTGAGGAACTGCCGCACTCCAACATGTGTGTTACAACACCTATGTCCCTTGATGCCACGTTTGGGGGAGTATTTTTCACTAGGTTCAACATACTTGCCTCATTAATTATCCGAAAATGCTGGGTTTACCGAGAATAAATCCCAATATACAGCATATATATATAGCAATTGGCCCGTTTTATTTGCATACATCTCAATACAAGATAGGTTGCTATCCTGATGTGTTCTTGGGGTTTTTCTAGGGAATTTTAGCGATGAGTTTAGGGTCAGTATTTGGAGAATGCTAAATTTTACGGACAATTGTTTTCGACTCTGATTCCGTAAGAGAGATGGTAAAAGTCCAATTATTACTGGCATATATCTCTACGCTAGAAGGGCGTCCTAAAATCCATTGGATTCCTTCTCGAAATGTTACTCGATAAACTATTTGTAAGTTTAGCGGGCATCGTTTGAACAAAAATTAAGGTTACACGTCTTAAGGTTGGCCGacgtgcaacgcacgtgcactctACTTGTAAACTTTAAACGCAAGTGAGGGCAGTGCAGCATACCTTTAAAACAACTGCCGCCACTTGCCTATAAGTATATACCTGATTCTACTCATCTTCACTATTATATGCCGTATTACAGTGCAAATTAAGTATTAGACTCAGCGGCGGAACCAAGTATTAGGATAGAGGGGGGCtagaaaaaaattctaaaaacattAGTGGATTAAATACTTAATATTGGTGGGCTAAAAAAAATTATAGGATAAATCAATGGCTTTAAGATAGTTTTTGGAATTTTAGGGGGCTAGAACCAGGGTTATTCAACCCTTGGCTCCTCCCCGCAAGTAGTCACTAATTGCTCAATTAataaaatttgattcaaaaaaatgacgaaaccattatcatctttgttatactttgatgaaaacagtttctgcttaatccaaaacaggatgaaacAATTTTGAACCCAGTATAAGCATGGATCAAAATTATTTCAGCTCAATCCAAAAAAAGGtgatactggtttcatcctagtgtaacatggatgaaaataatGATTACGCCGATCCAAAACCGATGATACTGATTTCATCCTAATATAACACTAGTATCTGACCCGTGACGTAACGGCCCGGGCTGGTGATTGTTGTTTTTGTTATAGCTTAATCCTTAATGCGGTCATaattattctttataaagaattttgCCACAAAATTACTCACCCAAGTATTGAAACTACTAAATAACAGGACCTTAATAAAATCAGAAGAACGTTTCCAACTGCAAGTTGACCTTCAACATACATATGGTGAACTTTTATCTTCTCGTCAAGTGATACCTGAATGCTGAAGATGACACTTGCCAGGATTAGAAAAAATAAGCGACAGTTTTAGAAAGAAGGAATGCTTTTCACTAAGGCAGAGAAGGATTCGAACATGTAGCATTCAGGTCATGAGCCGGTGACTTGACCAATTCCTAAGCCAAAATTTTTTTGATAAGAAGAGAAGATGTATTAGATGAGAAAGAATGTACAAACGTCTACCAAGAGGCAGCTGCCAAAGTAAGAACAAGGGTCTTCGCATCAATCAATAAATCAGAATCCGTTTTGAAATTGTATTTGCTTTCAAAAATGCGACAATTTCTCTCATTCCATAGCACCCATATAATTGCAGCTGGCATAAGCTCCCAAATTGTTTTACCTGAACTACTAAGGAGAAGATGCTGCCAAGATTTGGCAAGATCAAACATGCTTCTAGGGAAGACCCAACACCAGTTAGAAGGTAACATCTCCATCCAGATTTTCCGAGCTACTTTACAATGTAGAAATAGGTGATCTTGTGTTTCAAAATCATCTCCCCACAACACACAACAGTTATAAATGTGTACACCCTTACATTGCAGAATATCAATGGTGTTGAGCTTACCGTGAATGATACACCACATCAAGAAGTTGACTTTAGGGGGTACAACCGACTTCCAAGTAAAAGAGTATGGGAATTCGTCGATACCTTGTTCCCTGTATAGATGTTCATATAATGTTTTGACTGAGAAAGTACCTGAAGTGTTGAGAGACCATCTACGAGTATCAGGTAAGGCATCTGTTACTGGAGGGGAGTCTCCTATGTGAATAAGAAGGGTAGCAAAAGCATCCACTTCTGCATTAGTAAGAACCCTTTTGATATCAAATTTCCAACCACCTTCAGGCGAGATCATGTCCGCTAACTTAATATACTTATTTGTAGCCAATTTATGAAGATTGGGGAAAGCAGTAGCTAGTGGAATCTGTCCACACCAAGTATCAAACCAGAAAGTAATGTCTCTGCCTGAAACTCCAAAAGACGTTGTATCTGCAATAGTACGCCAACATGAAACTCCAAAAGTCATGTGCACCTTTCTCGGAACCCAATAAGAAGATTCAGAACCATATTTATCTTCTATAATCTGGTACCATAATTTGTTCTTCTCGACACCAAATTGCCAACACCACTTAGCTAACATAGCTAGATTCATCATTCTAAGGTCGCAAATACCTAATCCACCTCTTTCTTTAGTAGCGCGGACTAAGTCCCAGTTTACTAAGTGTGATATTTTTGAACCTTCCAGTTGGTAGAGAAGACAAGATGCATCTTAATAATACAAGTTTACCTCCCTTTGAAAGAGAAATCTTCCTCCAAGGTGACAATCTCGCATCAAACTTCTCAATAATTGGATCCCAAATTCCTTTTGAACCCGACTTGGCACCAAGTGTCATACCCAAATAAATGAACGGCAAGGTATCAATAGAGCAACCAAGTTTTGTTGCCCATGAATATAAATCTGGTACATCTCCCACTGCGactaacctagttttagaagtatTTACCTTCAAACCAGCGATGAACTCAAAGCATTGTAAGGCTGAAAATAAGTTATGCAACTCCTCCTTTTTGTTATCCACAAAGAATATAGTGTCATCCGCGTAATGAAGATGATTAACAATAATACTCATAGTTGATAAGAAAAACCACTAAACAAACCTTGGTTTGACGCTCTATCCATAAATATTGAGAAACCTTCCATTGTAGTATTAAACAATAGGGGAGAAACTGGAGCACCCTGTCTAACACCCCTTGAACTATTGAAGTAGCCAAAGGAAGACCCATTTATGAGcactgaaaaagaagaagtagaaTAACAGAATCGTAACCACTTACACCATTTCCTGCAAAAACCCATTTGAGTTAACACAAATTCAAGGTATTTCCAATTGATCCTGTCGAAAGCCTTCTCGAGATCAATTTTACACACAATACCAGCGTTACCAGACCTTAGTCTCGAATCTACCAATTCATTGGCAATTACGGTACCATCAATAATCTCCCTACCCTCAATATAAGAACACTGTACATGTGATATTAGCTTATCCATAACAAGTTTAATCCTTGAAGCCAAAACTTTTGCAATGATCTTATAGACACTAGTTAAAAGACAAATAGGTCGACAATCCTTTACAGTTTCAATGTGATCCTTTTTAGGTACTTGAGTGATGAAAGTTGAGTTGTGTTTAGAATCGATAGTACCTGATGCGCAAAATTTATTTACTGTACTCATGATATCTTCCTCGATGAAATACCAGCATTTCTGAAAGAACATGATAGGGAAACTATCCGGGCCAGGTGCCTTATCATTGCCTAAATCCTTAATTGCATATAAAACTTCTTCTTCAGTGAAATCAGCATCTAAAATTTCAGACTCCATCGAAGTAATACTGTTAAAAAGGATACCCTATAGATTTGGTCTTATTATATCTTCTTCAGTGAATAGTTTCTTGTAATAGTCAACTATATGCTCCTGGAATTTTGCTCTGTCTGACACCAACTCACGCTCAATATAGAGTTGTCTGATTCTATTGTATCTTCTTCTAGTCGAAGTATTACTGATGAAAAAAGATGTATTTCTATCTCCTTCTTGTAGCCACTTagtgtttgatttgattttccAGGATGTTCTGTAGTAGTGCTTGCAACTCCTCTTCAGACAGAATGTGATCTTCAACTAATCCATCTAGCGTGTGTATTTCAGAGAGGATAGAGTTCAGCTTAACATTTGTTTGGCCGAACACTTCCTTGTTCCAGACCTTCAACTTTTCTTTTAGCGCCTTCAATTTTAGCCATAGCACAGTGCTAGGggaacctgcaaaacaaaaagaaagccaCCACTCTTCCAATAATAGTAGGAAACCATTCTCCAAAAACCACATGATTTC
Above is a genomic segment from Papaver somniferum cultivar HN1 chromosome 10, ASM357369v1, whole genome shotgun sequence containing:
- the LOC113316705 gene encoding uncharacterized protein LOC113316705, producing MESEILDADFTEEEVLYAIKDLGNDKAPGPDSFPIMFFQKCWYFIEEDIMSTVNKFCASGTIDSKHNSTFITQVPKKDHIETVKDCRPICLLTSVYKIIAKVLASRIKLVMDKLISHVQCSYIEGREIIDGTVIANELVDSRLRSGNAVLINGSSFGYFNSSRGVRQGAPVSPLLFNTTMEGFSIFMDRASNQALQCFEFIAGLKVNTSKTRLVAVGDVPDLYSWATKLGCSIDTLPFIYLGMTLGAKSGSKGIWDPIIEKFDARLSPWRKISLSKGDTTSFGVSGRDITFWFDTWCGQIPLATAFPNLHKLATNKYIKLADMISPEGGWKFDIKRVLTNAEVDAFATLLIHIGDSPPVTDALPDTRRWSLNTSGTFSVKTLYEHLYREQGIDEFPYSFTWKSVVPPKVNFLMWCIIHGKLNTIDILQCKGVHIYNCCVLWGDDFETQDHLFLHCKVARKIWMEMLPSNWCWVFPRSMFDLAKSWQHLLLSSSGKTIWELMPAAIIWVLWNERNCRIFESKYNFKTDSDLLIDAKTLVLTLAAASW